The window GTGCTCGCCGACCCGCGCTTCTCGAACGTGCCCCCGCGCGCCGCGGGCCGCCCCAAACCCGACTCGCCGGCACAGCGCGCCCGCGGCTGCCTCGCCCGCCACATGCTCAACACCGACGCCCCGGACCACACCCGGCTGCGCCGGCTGACCACGGCCGCGTTCACCCCGCGCCGGGTCGACGCCCTGCGCCCCCGCATCGAACACCTCACGGCGGAGCTGGTGGCGGACGTGGCCGCGGGGCTGGCCCGCGAGGGCACCGCCGACCTCGTCGACGCCTTCGCCTTCCCCCTGCCGGTCCTCGTCATCGGCGAGGTGCTCGGCGTGCCCGCCGCGGACCGGGCGGACCTGCGCACCTGGACGTACCGCGTCGGCTCGCCCGCCGACGCCCTGCCCGCCGGAGCCGTCGACGAGGCATGGACATCCCTCCATGCCTACTTCACCGCCCTCATCGCGCACAAGCGCCGGATACCCGGGGACGACCTCTTCAGCGCCCTGATCCACGATGCGGGCGAGGGCGGGCTGGACGACGGCGAGCTGCTCGCGATGGCGTTCCTGCTGCTCTTCGCCGGCTACGAGACGACCATGAACCTGCTGGCGTCCGCCTCGCTCCTGCTGCTCACCCACCCCCGGGAGCTGGTCGCCGCCCGGCAGGGCGGCCCCGGGGCCTGGGCCGCCGTGGCCGAGGAGGCCCTGCGGCACGCGAGCCCCCTGGAGGGGACGACGTGGCGGCGCACGACCGAGGAGATCGACCTGGGCGAGGGCGTGGTCCTGCCGGCCGACGCCTCGGTCCTCGTGGTCCTCGCCGCAGCCAACCGCGATCCGGAGGCCTTCCCCGAACCGGACGCGTTCCGGCCCGCCCGCTACGCCGCAGCCGGCGAAAGGGGCGGCGACGGGACTGGCAACAAGGCCGGCGAAAGGGCCGCGCCCCACGCCGCCTTCGGTCACGGCCCGCACTTCTGCCTCGGTTCGCGACTGGCCCGGCTGGAAGCGGAGATCGCCCTTCCGATGCTGTTCGGCGAGGGCTCCCGGATGCCGGAGTTCTCCCTCGCGGCCGACCCCGCCCTGCTTCCCTACCGCCCCGGCCTCCTGGTCCGCGGCCCGCGGCACCTCCCCGTCCGCGCGACGCCGCCCGGCTGCACACGAACCGGCTGATTCCGCCCCCGGGTTGACGTGGGCCGGCCGCCCGCCGGCCCACCGTCCGGGGTGGCGGGAGGGACGTTCTTCCCCTGCCCGTGCCCATGGGCTCTACAGTGGCCTGTGCCTTTGTGTGCTGCCAGGGAGGAAGTGCGTAGTGGTCGACACGGCCCGGGGTTGTGTGCTGTTACTGGACGGTACGCCTGACCGGCGACGAGGTGTCCTGCCGAATCCGACCGCACATGCCATTGCGGGCGCCAATCCCCGCCGCTTCCTCGCCGCGGGCGCCGTCGACGTCGTGCAACTGCCCGCCGTGGAGGGGCCGCAGAGCGCCCTGGCCTATCTGCAGCACGCCGCGGCCGTGCCCGGCCCGCTCCTGGTCTGGGTGACCGGACGGCTGATGATCCCGGCCCGCCGCGGCGGCGAGCTCCACCTCGCCCTGCCCGGCAGCACCCCGGCCACCGTCCGCTACACCGGCCTGCCCTGGGCCTGGCTGCTGCGCACCCTGCAGGCCCACGCGGGCCCGGTGCTGGTGCTGGCCGACCTGGAGGCCGACCCGGCCTCCCGGCCGCACGTGGAGAGCGGCGCGCACTCCGGGGAACTCTCACAGGGCGTCCCGCTGTTCGGCGTCGTCCACCCCGTCCCGCCGGTCGCCGCGCGCGAAGCGGGCCCGTACACGCGGGCGCTCCTCGAAGCGCTGCAGACCGGAGACCCCCGTGCCGGCGCCGTGCTCGACGCGTCCGCCCTGCACCAACGGGCCCTGCTCGGGGCGGGACTGGGCGCGGAGACGCTGCCCCTGCAGTGGGGCGTGCCGGGACCGGTCCTGGCCAACGTCGCCGCGGCCGCCCGTCCACGCCCCCGGCCCCGGCCCCGGCCCCGGCCCGCGGCGGCACCTGCCCCGGCCCCGGTGCCGCACCCTGCGCCGGTGCAGCAGCCCGCGGCCCGCGCGGTGTCCGTGGCGCCCGCCCCCGCCCCCGCAGAAGAGCAGGTCCCGCCCCAGGACGACCTGCTGCCGGTCATCCTCGCAGCCGCCCACGCCGGGCGGCACAACGAGGCCGCGGCCATGGCCGCGGCGGGCGAGCAGCAGGCCTTGCGCCGCCACGGCCCGGACAGCCCCGAGGCGGGTCTGTGGGTCGAGGTCCGCGCGGACCTCGCGCGCATGGCGGGCGACCACGCGCGGGCCGCCGAGCTGTGGATGACGGCCGCAGGCGTACGCCTGGGCCGCAGCGGACCGGCCGACGAGGAGGCCCTGGCCGCGGTGAAGCGGGCGCACTACTGCTGGCAGCACAGCGGCGACGGGGCGCTCCGCCTTGCCCCCGCCCTGCTCGCGCTGTGGGAGCGGATTCCCGGGGGCGAGGGCGCGGCCGAGCACATCCGTACGCGCCTGCAGGAAGCGGAGGAGTCCTGGCCCGGGGTGGCTCGCTGATGCCTCGTCAGGCGCTGCGGCTCTCCGGTACGGCGGCCAGGGCCTGCGGCCCGCGCACGGCCTCACGCCGCCGGAGCTCGTGCAGGGACCTCATGACGGGAGCTTGTAGAGCCGCCGCGCGGTTTCCGATCCGATCAGCCCGGCGATCCGGGGCACCTCGGCTGCGGGCCACGCACCCTCACCGGCCCACGTCTCCGTCAACTGCCCCAGCGCGCGGGTGAACAGGCGGGCGCCGACGACGTACAGCTCCGGCAGCCCGTAGGCGTCGGTGGAGAACATGACCTTCCCGAACGGGGCGAGCTCCAGCACCTCCGCGAGGACGGCCGTGGCGCGCGCCCCGGTGTACGAGAGGGTCAGTCCGACGTCGGCGTGGACGTGCGGGAACACCTGGGCCAGATAGGCCGCGTTGCGGTGGTACGGGTAGGCGTGCAGCAGGACCAGCGGGCAGCCCGTCGGCCGCACCGCCTTGATGAAGCCGGTGAGGAGCGCCGGGTCGCTGCGGTGGAGGCTCAGGTCGGGGTCGCCGAAGCCGGTGTGGATCTGCAGGGGCAGCGCGGTCGCGGCCGCCGTCCACAGCAGGTGGCGCAGGAGGACGGGGTCGTGGAGGCGGCCGCCGGGCTCCCGCGCGGCCAGCCAGCCGTCCGTGGCGGCCCGCAGCTCCCCGGGGCCCGGCGGCGCCGGGTCGAAGTCGAGTCCGTGGCGGTAGGCGGCCACCGACTTGAAGCCCGCGGCGGTGCGGGCCGCCGCGTGCACCGCTTCCTGCAGGCCGTCGAGGAACTCCCGGCCGGTTCCGGCCTTGTCGGCCGTGTGCTCGGCGAGGGTCTCCAGCCGCACGATCTCGTGGGCGCGTCCGCCGCCTGCGCGGGCGAGCTCGTGGTGGGTGGTGAGGTCGTCGGCCAGGCCGGTGTCGACGACGTAGTCGGTGATGCCGGTGGCGCCGAGCAGCCGCCGGTTCACCTCGTCGGCGCCCAGCTCGGCGCGCCGGGCCAGGTAGTCGGCGGGCGGGCAGTGGGCCGGGAGGCCGAGGAGCGGCGGGCACCAGCGGCGCACGGCGAAGCCCAGCTGGCTGTCGAAGAACGTGGTGCCGTCGGCGGCCGGTGCGTCGGACTCCGTCAGGTACGCCGTGAAGCGGGAGCCGGTGAGCGGGCCCCGGGCCACGCCGTGGCAGTGGTGGTCCACCAGCCCGCCGCCGGGGGGCTGTCCGGCGGGCGGTGCGGTCGCTGTCCGGTTCGCCATGGCTGCCGCCTTCTTCACGACGTCGGGTAGGGACGGATCGGTCGGGGTCGGTGGCTTCGGGCCGGTACCGGGTCAGTAGCGGTGCCGGAGGTCCGCGACGACGGCTTCCGGGGCGTGGTGCTGCAGGCGCGCGTGCTCGCCTTCGCGGACGGCGAGGAAGGCCTCGTAGAGGGGCTCTCCGAGGGCCTCGCGCAGGAGGGCCGAGCCGCGGAAGTGCTCGAGCGCCTCCGGCAGGCCGGCCGGCAGGCGGGGAACCCCGGCGTGCGTGACCGCCGGATCGCCGCTGACGGGGGCCGGCAGGGTGTCCTGACGGTCGATGCCGTCGAGTCCGGCGGCGATGACCGCGCCGGCCACCAGGTACGGGTTGGCCGTCGCGTCGATGCACTTGATCTCGGCGTTGGCGCCCTGGAGGTCCTTCGCCGGGCCGGGAATGAAGCGGAGGGCGGCCTCTCGGTTCTCGGGCCCCCAGCACTGGAAGACCCCGGCCCACATGGACGGCGCGAGCCGCAGGTAGCCGGCGGGGTGCGGGGAGGTGACGGCCAGCAGCTCGGGAAGCGCGCGGAGGACGCCGGCGAGGAACGCCTCGCCGGTCCGCGTCATCCCCAAGGGGCCGTCGCCGCCGCGGCACAGATTGGCGCCGTCCTTCCAGAGGCTGAGGTGGAGGTGCGCGCCGTTGCCCACGGCCCCGTGCTCGACCACCGGGGCGAACGTGGCGTGCAGGCCGTGGTGCGCGGACACGGCGCGGATCGTCTCCCGTACGAGAACCGCGTCGTCGGCGGCGGCCACCGGGCCCGACGGGGCGGTGGAGACCTCGAACTGGCCGGGGGAGTACTCCGGATGGATCTGCAGCACGTCGATGCCCTGGGCGGCCAGGGCCTGCAGGACGTCGCGCACGTAGCCGGAGAGACCGGTGATGCGGGTCATGCCGTAGGCCGGGCCGGGGCCGGCGTAGCGCCGGGCGTGGCCGGGTGCCTCCGGCCCGTCCCCCTCGCCGTCCGCTCCCGTCGCGTGGGTGACGACCCATTCGGTCTCGTAGCCCATGCGCAGTTCGAGGCCGGACCGCGCGGCCCGCTCGGCCATGCGCCGCGCGAACCCGCGCTGACAGGCCGCGTAGGGAGCGCCGTCCTGTTCGAAGCGGTCGGCCGGGGCCCAGGCCCAGCCCGGCTGGGCGGCCAGGACGGTCAGCCGGTCGAGGTCGGGGAAGAGGCGCAGGTCCCCGTCGGGCCCGCCGATGTGGGCGCTGGTGACGGCGGAGTCGTCGCTGAGGTACACGTCGAAGACGGGGGACATGCCGACGCCCCACTGCGCCGCGTGGGCGAGCCGGGCGGTGGGGACGGCCTTGACGCGCACGATGCCCGCGTTGTCGACCCAGGTCAGCGCGACGCCGTGGATGTCCTTGGCCGTCAGGCGCGCCGCCTCCTGGCGCGCTGCCGAGGCCGCGGCCTCGTGCGGTGGTGTGTCCAACGCTCGCTCCCGGGTGCCGGTGCCCTCAACTGCCCTGTGCGGGCCATTACACCGTACGGTGGCGGGCCCGGCGGGCAAAGGACGCCCCGGGAACCGCAGGCCGGGGCGGTCACGCCGTGATCGGGTGTTTGGGCCCGCCGGGACGCGGTATCCGCAGGGCGAGGTTCTCCATGACTGATGAGGCAGACACACCCGACGAGACCGGCACGGGCCCGGAAGCGGGAACACGGCCGGACCTCACCGCAGCCCAGGTACTCCGCGCGGCCCGCGAGCAGTTCGCCGAACTGACCGGGCTGCAGCCCGAAGGCGTCTCCCGGTTCGAGCGGACCGAGGACGGCTGGACGGTGGAGGCCGAGGCGGTCGAGGTCGCCCGGATCCCCGAGACGATGAGCGTCATGGCGCTCTACGAGCTCACCCTCGGCCCCGACGGCCTGCTCACCGGCTACCGCCGCGTCCGGCGCTACGAGCGCGGCAGGTCCGACGCCCGCTGAGCATCGTGCTTGCGGGCGAGCCGGGCGGCACGAGCCCCCGGGCGGTCCGGGCCGCCGTGCGCCGGTCGCGTCGCGACGAGAGAACAATGACGAGAGGAAACCGCCCGAGATGAGCGTTGTCCCTGCGCAACCGGGCACCGGCTCCGCCGGCGGCACCAGCGGTCTCTACGACGTGATCGAACTGGTGCTGGACCGCGGGCTGGTCATCGACGCGTTCGTACGCGTCTCACTGGTCGGCATCGAGATCCTGAAGATCGACGTACGCGTCGTCGTCGCCAGTGTCGACACCTACCTGCGCTTCGCCGAGGCCTGCAATCGCCTCGACCTGGAATCCGGACCCCACAAGAGCGCCGGCCTGCCCGAACTCGTGGGCGAGGTCACCGAGAGCGGCGCCCACGGCAAGACCAAGGGCGCCCTGTCCGGCGCCGCGCAGACCGTCTCCGACGCCCTGCACCAGGTGCGCGACCGCGGCGAGGAGACGAGCCGCAGCCGCCGCTCCACCTCCCGCAAGAAGGAGGACACCGAGTGACCACCTACGTCTACGGCATCGCGCGCGCCGGCAGCACCGACCTGCCCGACGGCCTCACCGGCATCGGGGACCCGCCACGCCCCGTACGGGTGGTGAGCCGGGA is drawn from Streptomyces roseifaciens and contains these coding sequences:
- a CDS encoding amidohydrolase family protein, which produces MANRTATAPPAGQPPGGGLVDHHCHGVARGPLTGSRFTAYLTESDAPAADGTTFFDSQLGFAVRRWCPPLLGLPAHCPPADYLARRAELGADEVNRRLLGATGITDYVVDTGLADDLTTHHELARAGGGRAHEIVRLETLAEHTADKAGTGREFLDGLQEAVHAAARTAAGFKSVAAYRHGLDFDPAPPGPGELRAATDGWLAAREPGGRLHDPVLLRHLLWTAAATALPLQIHTGFGDPDLSLHRSDPALLTGFIKAVRPTGCPLVLLHAYPYHRNAAYLAQVFPHVHADVGLTLSYTGARATAVLAEVLELAPFGKVMFSTDAYGLPELYVVGARLFTRALGQLTETWAGEGAWPAAEVPRIAGLIGSETARRLYKLPS
- a CDS encoding glutamine synthetase family protein; this translates as MDTPPHEAAASAARQEAARLTAKDIHGVALTWVDNAGIVRVKAVPTARLAHAAQWGVGMSPVFDVYLSDDSAVTSAHIGGPDGDLRLFPDLDRLTVLAAQPGWAWAPADRFEQDGAPYAACQRGFARRMAERAARSGLELRMGYETEWVVTHATGADGEGDGPEAPGHARRYAGPGPAYGMTRITGLSGYVRDVLQALAAQGIDVLQIHPEYSPGQFEVSTAPSGPVAAADDAVLVRETIRAVSAHHGLHATFAPVVEHGAVGNGAHLHLSLWKDGANLCRGGDGPLGMTRTGEAFLAGVLRALPELLAVTSPHPAGYLRLAPSMWAGVFQCWGPENREAALRFIPGPAKDLQGANAEIKCIDATANPYLVAGAVIAAGLDGIDRQDTLPAPVSGDPAVTHAGVPRLPAGLPEALEHFRGSALLREALGEPLYEAFLAVREGEHARLQHHAPEAVVADLRHRY
- the gvpO gene encoding gas vesicle protein GvpO; the protein is MTDEADTPDETGTGPEAGTRPDLTAAQVLRAAREQFAELTGLQPEGVSRFERTEDGWTVEAEAVEVARIPETMSVMALYELTLGPDGLLTGYRRVRRYERGRSDAR
- a CDS encoding gas vesicle structural protein GvpA, with translation MSVVPAQPGTGSAGGTSGLYDVIELVLDRGLVIDAFVRVSLVGIEILKIDVRVVVASVDTYLRFAEACNRLDLESGPHKSAGLPELVGEVTESGAHGKTKGALSGAAQTVSDALHQVRDRGEETSRSRRSTSRKKEDTE
- a CDS encoding cytochrome P450, yielding MLDTLDPADPDFARDPYPYYARLRTTGPAARVALANGTEAWLVTGYRQAREVLADPRFSNVPPRAAGRPKPDSPAQRARGCLARHMLNTDAPDHTRLRRLTTAAFTPRRVDALRPRIEHLTAELVADVAAGLAREGTADLVDAFAFPLPVLVIGEVLGVPAADRADLRTWTYRVGSPADALPAGAVDEAWTSLHAYFTALIAHKRRIPGDDLFSALIHDAGEGGLDDGELLAMAFLLLFAGYETTMNLLASASLLLLTHPRELVAARQGGPGAWAAVAEEALRHASPLEGTTWRRTTEEIDLGEGVVLPADASVLVVLAAANRDPEAFPEPDAFRPARYAAAGERGGDGTGNKAGERAAPHAAFGHGPHFCLGSRLARLEAEIALPMLFGEGSRMPEFSLAADPALLPYRPGLLVRGPRHLPVRATPPGCTRTG